A stretch of DNA from Besnoitia besnoiti strain Bb-Ger1 chromosome II, whole genome shotgun sequence:
GAGGAGTTTTACTTACAGCAGCTTGATAGTCAAGAAAGAGGGCAACTGCAGTTTTCTTGTCGGTTTGTATCCCGTCTCGCGAGTGTGTCTGCTCCTCATCCACCGCGAGAGCGTCACTCCGCTGCCTACCCGAGAGCAGTGCTAGGTCTGTGATTCTTCCGACAGATATAAGCAAAAGTACTGATCCTCAATGAGCCCAGAGTTCCCCGACTCAAACAGTAAACGCACGTTTCGGCCGAACCCGTGCTGTATTACGCTAGTCTGCCCACACGCTGTTATAGAGGTCAGTCCATTTTCTGTCATTCGCATCACGACACCAGAGACGAGGAGATCACGCCAGCCGACCCGAGTGTCATCAACAGATGTTTATTGATAACCTTCTCTAATTTCGATGCCTACCATACCTTTCATGAGCCCGTGCCACGAGACATGAAGAGTTGCATGTTACATGCGGCatcggtacgaagtcgagTAAAGCAATCACGGTGCAGCAAAGCCCGATTATAAGAAATATCAATCAGAGAATCAACTGCAACATACTATGGTCTATTCGAAGGCGTGGGTTCCGCTGGGACGTCACGTGCTAAATTAGGCGAAGGAAGAGCATCCCTAAAGCCTTGCCATACAATCAGGTTTCGTTTCATGATTGGGCTGACGGAAACCCCGGACTCTCGAAGGAGTCTTCACCTCCAATTTGCACAAAACGGAATTTCAATGGCTTCGCTCTCTACGAATCCGGAGTACTGGAGTGTTGTCTTGTTGCCAGCTATGCCAGGGAGCTAAAGGTACTCTGCCTTTAGCGCGATAACAAGTTTGCATGGTTAGGAGCGCCATTCAACTGTAAGTTGAAGATAGTCCATCTGTGCACCTTCGTTGAGATTGTGGCTAAATGTAGCGATGCTTCGACGTGTCAAACCAGAACCGGATCGTAAAAGATCTTGTAGCGTAGGTTTTTCCACGACCCAGAACTTTAGGCCACCAATCGCACAGGCAAAGACATTATAAATGCACGAGCAGTGACGATGACAATTGCGTGGGGAACCACAAAGCACCGCGTGGTTATTGACTTCCCTGGAGGTGAGGGAGACATCTGGTCAATCATCTGTTTCAAACTCCTCCCGCAGCATGGTCAATATGTGGGGGTCAGACAGCCATGGTCTACCTCGTCAATGATTCCAAATCTATCTGTCATATGTCGATTCATAGTCACAGCCTTTCAGAGCCTTCCTACTGTCTTGCATCCCTCTTGCCTAGTCGTCTGCGATTTGGTGCCAGCCCCAGAGTCTCTTCTGTCAGCAATGTTAGTATCGTGTGACTCCGGGGGATTCGTCTTTGATGCGTGCCAGAAAGGTCAGACTATTTCTCAGCCTACTCGCTAGTCGTCTGATCCTCGTCTGCATGGCTGGATTCCGCGCCAGGTCCCTGCCAGGCTCGCGAGGGGGCGTGCCCGGTGGGCGTCTCGGAATGACGGGGATCCTGCAAAGTATTTACAGCTGATCCCTAGCATGCAGAGAACTGTTCAGTGTGTTTCTCCTTATGTTGCGCATTGAATATTTCACGCTTTTCAGATCTGATTACAGAAAATCTTTCTGCGGATCCTGCGGTTCACATTCACTCGATTCTCTACCTacgcctgcggctcgctaTTTTCTGTGTCGGCACAAAGTCGTGTTCACCCGGAAGTTAGAGGGCGACAACGTATACAAATTATATCTGCCCTCATCCGCCTGAGACTCGTTTTTCCACTTCTGCTGCAAAATCCGACTACTTCAGGAGCCTGCAATGCGCTGTCCTCGGCTTGCTCTCGTGGCCCTTCAGGCCACTTTTTCTCTTTGCCTGATAGAGATGCTTTCAGGCGAATGCGACGCTCTAGTATTCGAGAAGCCTCAGGGCGGAAACTACACATGCGAACCTGCAGACAAGGAAAAAGGCATCGAACTCACGCTCAAGGCAGAGGCTCCTGGTATTTCGTTCAGTTGTGGGAGCACACCTGAAACGAAGCTTCAACCGTCGCAGCCAGCAAACCACTTCTACAAAAACGAACAATGTCAACAGCCAACACCTCTCGAAGACGTCTGTGTTGGTACCACCATCGATGAAGCAAAATCTAGCAGCAGCCCTAAGGAATACACTCTTACTGTGGGAAAGGGAAAACGGAAGGGAGAGACCCTGTACTACAGCTGCGAACCACCTCaagctgcctctgcgcagccacAGCCTGCCGTCGAAGTATCTCAAGCTGGCAAAGACGGGGACGCTAAGAACAAAGTTCGCTGCGTTGTTAAGATTATCGTCGAACCGACAGAGGAAGAACAGAGCGAGAACCAACAGACAGAGCCCCCTCAAGGAGGCAATGGTGGATCGGGTCAAGTCACAGAATGCAACGCAGGAACTTTgaccgcgagcgcctcctcagaatcgccgctcgccttcaaCTGCGAGGCCGGAAtgtcgctgctgcccgtGGTGCATGAGAATGTTTTGGACGGCAAAGATGGAAACTGTACTGAAGAGGTTGCCCTCGCGAGCCTCGTGGATGGAGAGTTGCAGACGGCAAGGGACACAAAGAAAGAAATCGATGTGTATACTCTCAAGATTAACAAGGATCCTGAGCACAACAAAACCATGTGCTACAAGTGTGTTATGTCGGACAAGGCTTCATCTCTGCCAAGCACGAGGTCAGGAGTACTTGAAAAAAAACAGTGCCTGCTCAAGGTTTCGGTTAAAGGAACATCTGGAGCAGCGTCTTCAGCGAACTCGCTGCTTATGCGTTGTGGTGTCTTAATGGGAAGTCTGGCTGGCGCTTCTCTCTACTTCATTTTCTGAGTGTAGAAAACGGAACACCCGCAGTCACTCTCTTTCACTAGGGAGATGCACCCGAAAATTCGGCGATCCGACGCTCCTATGCTGACAGAGGTTTTAGCTTGTAGAATGTTGTGAGAGTGTGTTTGAGGGCAATACGTGAGTGCGTCTCAGCATGCCCTGGTCCTCGCGGATTTCAGTGTAGTTATGTGTCGCGCTGAATGCGCCATACCATGGCTGGCCCTCGTTTCCTTTCTTCGGTTCCAGCAGTTCCATATCAGATTCTACCCCAACTGTGGGTCGCAACGAATGTAGACAAAGtactgctgcatgcgcttcaaACAGCATAGCAGCCGAAGATGGTGTCGAGCGCTTACCAGGCCTCAGGCCAGCCGATGGCCGGAGCCGAGCCTGTCTTTGCGCTCCAGGTAACCGCCCCACCGGCTTTTGGTGCTCCACTAGCGCAGATACTCACGCCCGTTCCCCGGCGGTGCAACTGTTGAGTCTCACTCGCTTCCTGATTCTCGCGAACGATGTATGGGTTTGTGCCAGGAGCAGTACATGTACGCCCGCACACATGCTGTAGAATCCCGCAACGCGGATCCTCCGACCGCCGACAAGGACGTGTACGCTGACAGCGACGACCAGTGTTCTGAAGATGTTGAGCTTACATCCCTTGTGAAAGCCAAGCTGAACAAGCAGGACTCACCTTCCACGACCGAGAATGCAGATACCACATACGAGCTAACTCTTGAGAGCCCTCCCGTCTATGACACTGCTCTCTGCTACAAGTGCGTGATGCATGGTGCCGATCCAAAGAGGTCAAGTGCAGTGTCTATCAGGGAAGCAGCGGAGGTGAAGGACTGCTTGCTGAAAGTTTACATGAAAGGGCACAGACTGTCCAGCCTTCGCCGCATTCTCGGTGGCGGTGGGTTCTTCATAGTTTGTCGGGAGGGTGCTGGTCGTGTCGCTCTACGCGAGGATAGAGGCACAAGATAAGCGGCGTACTCCGGAACGCGGGCTTCACTGCACTTGACACCCCGACCGTCGTGAGGTCCCTCTGGCACATGCCTCGACAAGTGTGTCCAGGGGAACTTCTTGTCGGACGTAAACACTGCTAATATGATACGGTGGAATTCGGAGGTTATTTCGTAACGCTCTCCCGGCACACAAATCAAATAACTAGTTGCGTTGGTGGGTGTTGCGAGGAGACTCCACCTGAAGAGCAGCAGCTGAGGAAAAACGTGAATGAAACCTGACTGCGGAATGACAGTTCTGGCCGATGTGTATTCCACTGTCACAGAGCGCACGTGTGGAGCCGCGGATGGCGGACCGGCGCACTGGAGAGCAATGCAGTGAATCACCGCTTTTATAGATTTAAAAATGACCAAGTGGCAAGCCCGAGCCTGCCGACTGTTCTGAGCATTGTTTGTTGGCCCTCCAGGACACGTGATCGTTCACATTTTCTCTGGTAGCTTGACAGACGACGATAGCATCCATGTGCCGTCGCGGTGGCTTATTAACGAGTTGCTAAACGCATCACTACTCTTCAGTTTTCCTGCTCGTACATTCAATGAATTCAAAAGACGCCATCAACTTTGATCGCTCGACGACATAGTAGGAAGTAGATGAACGTGAAAGAATGCCACGTTTTTCCTCCGCTCCATGGGGCTCTCGTCCGCGTGTTCTGAGATATTACTGACACACCAGTTAAACAAGAAAAGTGGGGTCCGTAATGAAGAAGATTTCGGTTACGAGTCGCAGACAACCATGTTCTTTATGAATGCAACATCCCACGTCCCGCTGTATATGGCGTCGTGTGTGCGACTGTATCTTGTGCTAGAGCACCATCGGCATCGACAAACGTCGTTCGGCTAACCAGTCGCATGTGTGGTGATGCAAATCACAGTTGTAGTCACGCAGCCTTTCACAAGAGACAACCAAAGTAGACTACTTTTATCCGGTAAGTCTCCAAACTCTCATAAGCGAAATCGCGACTTGGGCCAGCTGAATCAAAAATGCCACCAACCTCTTGGGCATCTGTCCCATAAAAATATCTGCCCAAAAGAGATTCAGAGACACACGACATTCGCCACCACATTCGTGTGTACCAAACACGAAGATGAATCCCTCGGTCTAcggggacggcggcgcgttgCGCTCTTTTTTGTGACGGTACGTCCTCAAGGCAATACTTACAAGCGCCAGTCTGCCTAATGGATGCAcatgcgcgcggctcgcttctCCCTTGTCACAAATGTCAGTACCGCCTGTCTCCAGACACTTCCTTCTTGATACATGCCAGAACGGTCATACTATTTGTCAGGCTACTCGCTAATCACCCGGGCCTCGGGTATGTGTGTTGGCTTCAAGCCAGGCCTGCGCCGGGCATAAGGGCGCTCCCGCTAAGCGTCTCCGCATGACGAAGATCCTGCGCAGTAGTTGTGGCTGAGACCTAGCAAGCGGAAATTGGTCCGCTGTGCCTGTTTTGCGCTGAGAGTGGcggtttctcttctctcagCTTGGACAGGAGCAATCTTCAGAATTCCGCAATATTTGCATTAACTGGATTCAGTATCTACGCGGCGTCGTATCAGTTTCTttgtcggcggcgcccagtCGGTAAACCAAGCTGTATCTGCCTTGAGTCACACAGTACCTGTGTGGCCGTAAAGCCACCGTTGCTGAATTTTTTTCCCAGCCTTCAGAAATGCGTTTTCTGCGCCTTGTCGTTGCGGTTCTTCAGGCCGCATCTGCACTTTCGGCACTGGAGCTGCTTTCAGGCGAATGTGGCAGCATTTCATACGACGAGCCTCACCCGGGCCATTACACATGCCAGCCAGCGGATAATGCAAAAGGAATCCAAATCACTCTCCGCGCCAACGATTCCAGTATTTCCTTCGGCTGTgggaagaagacagacacAGAGCTCAAACCGGTGGAAAAAGAAAACCAGTTCTACCAAACTGAACAATGCGACCAGCCGACAGACCTCGACACTGTCTGTGTTGGTACCACTCTGAGCAAAAACCCTGACACCGAAGAGCATCCATACAAGCTTACGATGGGGGATGGAAAACGAGAGGCGAAAACCATATACTACAGCTGCGAGCCCAAGGTCGGTGGAAACGCTGAGCCTTCGGGTGAAAATGCTCTAGCTCGGTCTCCTCCGAAAGTCAACAAATGCATTGTCAAAATCATCATTGAACCAAAAGCCGATGAAGACACCGGCAGCAATCAGAACGATGATTCCCAAGGCAATGGAGAAGCTATGAAAGTCACCCAGTGCAAGGTGGAGACCGTGGAGGCGACCGCCTCCTCGGAATCCCCGCTCGCCTTCAAATGCGATCCTGAAGTGTCACTGCTGCCCGCACAGCATGAAAAGGTTTTCGACGGCAGGAATGGAGAGTGTGATGAAGAAGTCCCGCTCACTAGCCTCGTGGATGCGGAGTTACAACCGCCaaaggaagcagagaaagaaaatGGTGTGTATACTCTCAAAATCAATAAAGACCCCGAGCACGACACAACCGTATGCTACAAATGCGTCGCGTCTGACGGAAAGGAGTCTCCGGCCAAGCCAAGCAAGAGATCAGATGCGCAGCACAAGACGCAGTGTCTGCTCAAGGTTTCGGTCAAGGGAACATCTGGAGCAGCGTCATCAGCCGACTCCATGTTTGTGCGTTCTGTTACCTTCATGGCAAGCCTTGTGGTCTTCATTTTCTTCAAGGCGTCCTGACTGTAGGCAACATTACACACCGTTGGGGAGCAACCGATCAAGCGGATGCACCGAACTTTGGCGATTCATTCAACGCCTCTAGGCTGATAGTCTTCTTTCGTCTGGTAGGAGAATATGCAGCGATGTTCGAGTTACTGAGTGGACATGTGTCTCATGTGATTTCGTCGCTTCGTTCCTGCGAGGCATGGAGCTCTTGGATTTTTGTTATCGGGTGCGCTGCGTGAGCcgggcgtctctctctgttgcAGAGCATCACGGGCAAGGTTCTTCGATTGCTATCGGGCTTGGTCTATACCGCACAGCACACATAAGCATGTGTGGTTGGTAGTTGTGCGTCTACGCTTGTCAAAGCTGCCCCGTGTCAGTTTCCACAATCGTCCTCATGAGGCATCACACAAATATAAAAAACTGCGGCACATGCTGCACGCTGTGCTGCTACTTCGATTCCTAGGATCATGCCAATAATGCGCTTAAATCGTGCAATTAGGACGAGCGGAAAGTAACTTTATCACTCATGTGGCTCTCCGGATCCGCGCAGCATGCGAACGGATCAATGACTTTTAGTTGCCGAGGTGCACGCGTCCTTATCGGAAGGGGCAGGGAATGATGCTGCGCTGCTTCACGTGCATCAAGGCATTCTCTCCAATCGTCTGGTCCGGTGTCGTGATTCGATTTCTCAAATGAAATACTTGCCGAGTCCTCGTTGTCAAGACAGGACCATAGAATTCATGCGACTTGCGTTCTGGGCTTTCAGAGTGCTTCTGGTCCCGGTTTTTAATAAAACATGAGCGTCAACAATTTGGACAGCCGCAAGAGAGAACGCACGCGTGTTGCTTAGATCTGCGAACCAGCCATATGGGATGCGCACTTTGGCATTCCGCCAGATTCCGGTGCATGTGCATATAGAGCCCGAAAGTGGTGCCGAC
This window harbors:
- a CDS encoding hypothetical protein (encoded by transcript BESB_033890); amino-acid sequence: MRFLRLVVAVLQAASALSALELLSGECGSISYDEPHPGHYTCQPADNAKGIQITLRANDSSISFGCGKKTDTELKPVEKENQFYQTEQCDQPTDLDTVCVGTTLSKNPDTEEHPYKLTMGDGKREAKTIYYSCEPKVGGNAEPSGENALARSPPKVNKCIVKIIIEPKADEDTGSNQNDDSQGNGEAMKVTQCKVETVEATASSESPLAFKCDPEVSLLPAQHEKVFDGRNGECDEEVPLTSLVDAELQPPKEAEKENGVYTLKINKDPEHDTTVCYKCVASDGKESPAKPSKRSDAQHKTQCLLKVSVKGTSGAASSADSMFVRSVTFMASLVVFIFFKAS
- a CDS encoding SAG-related sequence (encoded by transcript BESB_033880); this encodes MGLCQEQYMYARTHAVESRNADPPTADKDVYADSDDQCSEDVELTSLVKAKLNKQDSPSTTENADTTYELTLESPPVYDTALCYKCVMHGADPKRSSAVSIREAAEVKDCLLKVYMKGHRLSSLRRILGGGGFFIVCREGAGRVALREDRGTR
- a CDS encoding hypothetical protein (encoded by transcript BESB_033870); amino-acid sequence: MLSGECDALVFEKPQGGNYTCEPADKEKGIELTLKAEAPGISFSCGSTPETKLQPSQPANHFYKNEQCQQPTPLEDVCVGTTIDEAKSSSSPKEYTLTVGKGKRKGETLYYSCEPPQAASAQPQPAVEVSQAGKDGDAKNKVRCVVKIIVEPTEEEQSENQQTEPPQGGNGGSGQVTECNAGTLTASASSESPLAFNCEAGMSLLPVVHENVLDGKDGNCTEEVALASLVDGELQTARDTKKEIDVYTLKINKDPEHNKTMCYKCVMSDKASSLPSTRSGVLEKKQCLLKVSVKGTSGAASSANSLLMRCGVLMGSLAGASLYFIF